A single genomic interval of Arctopsyche grandis isolate Sample6627 chromosome 8, ASM5162203v2, whole genome shotgun sequence harbors:
- the LOC143915078 gene encoding alpha-amylase A-like — translation MMQRLYLLIVAISCFGHALSYKNPHFVGNRTTIVHLFEWKWNDIALECENFLGPRGFGGVQVSPVNENLKITSQNRPWWERYQPVSYKMETRSGNEKEFSEMVSRCNFAGVRIYVDAILNHMSGNFTENTGTGGSKANYSGMNYPDISYSAEDFNHPICTIENYNNAVEARNCQLYGLRDLNQTSEYVRNKLVTYLNNLISMGVAGFRIDAAKHMWPKDLQVIYEKLHNLNSNHGFPQAARPYIYQEVVDLGGDDISRDLYTPLGAITEFRAGIKLGIIFRGLSPLNQLKDWATSWGLVNSTDSLVFMENQDNQRGHGVGSGIVLTYKQSKAYKAALAFELAQNYGTTRIMSSFAFTDSDAGPPMNANETIVSPIINSDGSCDENWVCEHRWGPIYQMVEFRNQVNGTILSNWWDNGNNQIAFSRGSSGFIAINMEGINLSRSFETDLPQGTYCDVMSGGRVGSRCAGKSVVLDFYGRGVITIQANDPEYAFAIHIGSASML, via the exons ATGATGCAAAGACTGTATCTTTTAATTGTGGCCATCAGTTGCTTTGGCCATGCCCTTTCATACAAAAACCCACACTTTGTCGGAAATAGAACGACAATAGTGCATTTGTTCGAATGGAAATGGAACGATATTGCATTGGAATGTGAAAATTTCCTCGGTCCAAGAGGCTTTGGCGGAGTTCAG GTATCTCCTGTGAATGAAAACTTGAAAATCACCAGCCAAAATCGACCATGGTGGGAAAGGTATCAGCCAGTATCATACAAGATGGAAACTCGGTCAGGCAATGAAAAAGAATTCTCTGAAATGGTGAGCAGATGCAATTTTGCTGGTGTcag AATATATGTAGATGCAATCTTGAACCACATGAGCGGAAATTTTACTGAAAACACAGGAACTGGAGGATCTAAAGCAAACTATAGTGGTATGAATTATCCAGATATTTCCTACAGCGCTGAAGACTTTAATCATCCCATATGCACAatcgaaaattataataatgcagttgag GCAAGAAACTGTCAACTTTATGGACTACGAGATTTAAACCAGACTTCagaatatgtaagaaacaaatTGGTCACTtacttaaataatttgatttcaatGGGCGTCGCTGGTTTTag AATTGATGCTGCGAAACATATGTGGCCTAAAGATTTGCAagttatatatgaaaaattgcataatttGAATTCAAACCATGGATTCCCCCAAGCTGCGAGACCATATATTTACCAAGAAGTGGTTGATTTAGGTGGTGATGACATCAGCAGAGATCTGTATACGCCTTTGGGTGCAATTACTGAGTTTAGG GCTGGAATTAAACTTGGAATTATCTTCCGAGGTTTGTCACCATTAAACCAGTTGAAAGATTGGGCAACTAGCTGGGGACTCGTCAACTCTACAGATAGCTTAGTTTTTATGGAAAATCAAGATAACCAACGAGGACATGGTGTTGGCAGTGGAATCGTTTTGACTTATAAGCAAAGCAAAgcatataaa GCAGCACTTGCTTTCGAATTGGCCCAAAATTATGGAACAACAAGAATTATGAGCTCTTTTGCTTTCACTGACTCTGATGCTGGACCTCCGATGAATGCGAATGAGACTATTGTTTCTCCAATCATCAATAGT gATGGAAGCTGTGATGAAAATTGGGTGTGCGAGCATCGTTGGGGTCCAATTTATCAAATGGTTGAATTTAGAAATCAAGTCAATGGTACCATTTTATCTAACTGGTGGGATAATGGAAATAATCAAATAGCTTTCAGCAGAGGAAGTAGTGGCTTTATTGCCATAAATATGGAAGGCATTAATCTCAGCAGATCGTTTGAA ACTGATTTACCACAAGGCACTTATTGTGATGTGATGTCTGGTGGAAGAGTTGGAAGTAGATGTGCTGGGAAATCAGTTGTTCTAGACTTTTATGGAAGAGGTGTCATCACTATACAAGCCAATGATCCCGAATATGCTTTTGCTATACATATTGGAAGTgct TCAATGCTGTAA
- the gprs gene encoding speckle type BTB/POZ protein isoform X2: MPEALACSMADAEPDLSTFENKSGLAEDMKFLASMPELCDVTFLVGDTREPVCAVKAVLAARSRVFHKMLYQAPSPQRKKEPAPRENKLRLFLKRSSEPLLNLQNAANQPSSQQHQTLIIEEFEPDVFRQLIEYIHTGCVTLQPRTLLGVMNAADYYGLDELRRACAGFVQCCINVDTVCALLASAERYIQYKCTKSLVQKVLEFVDEHGNEVLNLGSFTLLPQHVVRLILSREELRADEFTKFQAALMWGKKSCDTNPNTTIKDVMGNFLEYIQFHKIPANVLMREVHPLGLVPYSIIMNALAYQADPASVDPGKLSPHRVRRGGRSMSVQSSLDPYGSNTTLSSSGSSELPSEGRPPN; the protein is encoded by the exons ATGCCAGAAGCGCTGGCGTGCAGTATGGCGGATGCGGAGCCCGATTTGAGCACCTTCGAGAACAAGTCGGGCCTGGCCGAGGACATGAAGTTCTTGGCCAGCATGCCGGAGCTCTGTGACGTCACATTCCTCGTCGGAGACACCAGGGAACCCGTCTGTGCGGTCAAAGCTGTCTTGGCCGCCAGAAGCAG agtcTTCCACAAGATGCTCTATCAGGCTCCGAGTCCACAGAGGAAGAAAGAACCAGCTCCACGTGAAAATAAGTTGAGATTGTTCCTGAAAAGATCATCAGAGCCTCTGCTCAATCTGCAAAATGCTGCCAATCAG ccATCTTCACAGCAACATCAGACTTTGATCATTGAAGAGTTCGAACCGGATGTTTTCAGGCAACTGATCGAGTATATACACACCGGATGCGTCACTCTCCAGCCTAGGACACTGTTag GTGTGATGAATGCGGCTGATTACTATGGACTCGATGAATTGAGGAGGGCTTGTGCTGGTTTTGTGCAATGTTGCATCAACGTGGACACCGTATGCGCTTTGCTTGCATCCGCCGAAAGATACATCCAGTACAAGTGCACCAAATCTTTGGTGCAAAAG GTGTTGGAGTTTGTCGACGAGCATGGGAATGAGGTGTTGAATTTGGGTTCGTTCACTCTTTTGCCCCAACATGTAGTGAGACTCATTCTTTCCAGGGAAGAGCTTCGCGCAGATGAGTTTACAAAGTTTCAA GCGGCTTTGATGTGGGGCAAAAAGTCCTGCGACACAAATCCCAACACTACAATCAAAGATGTGATGGGAAACTTTCTGGAGTACATCCAGTTCCATAAGATTCCGGCCAATGTGCTCATGAGGGAGGTTCATCCCTTGGGTCTGGTGCCGTACAGTATCATCATGAATGCACTCGCATATCAG GCAGACCCAGCAAGTGTCGACCCCGGAAAGCTGTCTCCGCACCGAGTGAGGCGCGGCGGCCGCTCCATGTCGGTGCAGAGCTCGCTCGACCCTTACGGATCCAACACCACCCTCTCGTCATCCGGCTCTTCGGAACTGCCCTCTGAAGGCCGCCCTCCCAACTAA
- the gprs gene encoding speckle type BTB/POZ protein isoform X1, with amino-acid sequence MPEALACSMADAEPDLSTFENKSGLAEDMKFLASMPELCDVTFLVGDTREPVCAVKAVLAARSRVFHKMLYQAPSPQRKKEPAPRENKLRLFLKRSSEPLLNLQNAANQPSSQQHQTLIIEEFEPDVFRQLIEYIHTGCVTLQPRTLLGVMNAADYYGLDELRRACAGFVQCCINVDTVCALLASAERYIQYKCTKSLVQKVLEFVDEHGNEVLNLGSFTLLPQHVVRLILSREELRADEFTKFQAALMWGKKSCDTNPNTTIKDVMGNFLEYIQFHKIPANVLMREVHPLGLVPYSIIMNALAYQIHVLEKKSSHESWLQADPASVDPGKLSPHRVRRGGRSMSVQSSLDPYGSNTTLSSSGSSELPSEGRPPN; translated from the exons ATGCCAGAAGCGCTGGCGTGCAGTATGGCGGATGCGGAGCCCGATTTGAGCACCTTCGAGAACAAGTCGGGCCTGGCCGAGGACATGAAGTTCTTGGCCAGCATGCCGGAGCTCTGTGACGTCACATTCCTCGTCGGAGACACCAGGGAACCCGTCTGTGCGGTCAAAGCTGTCTTGGCCGCCAGAAGCAG agtcTTCCACAAGATGCTCTATCAGGCTCCGAGTCCACAGAGGAAGAAAGAACCAGCTCCACGTGAAAATAAGTTGAGATTGTTCCTGAAAAGATCATCAGAGCCTCTGCTCAATCTGCAAAATGCTGCCAATCAG ccATCTTCACAGCAACATCAGACTTTGATCATTGAAGAGTTCGAACCGGATGTTTTCAGGCAACTGATCGAGTATATACACACCGGATGCGTCACTCTCCAGCCTAGGACACTGTTag GTGTGATGAATGCGGCTGATTACTATGGACTCGATGAATTGAGGAGGGCTTGTGCTGGTTTTGTGCAATGTTGCATCAACGTGGACACCGTATGCGCTTTGCTTGCATCCGCCGAAAGATACATCCAGTACAAGTGCACCAAATCTTTGGTGCAAAAG GTGTTGGAGTTTGTCGACGAGCATGGGAATGAGGTGTTGAATTTGGGTTCGTTCACTCTTTTGCCCCAACATGTAGTGAGACTCATTCTTTCCAGGGAAGAGCTTCGCGCAGATGAGTTTACAAAGTTTCAA GCGGCTTTGATGTGGGGCAAAAAGTCCTGCGACACAAATCCCAACACTACAATCAAAGATGTGATGGGAAACTTTCTGGAGTACATCCAGTTCCATAAGATTCCGGCCAATGTGCTCATGAGGGAGGTTCATCCCTTGGGTCTGGTGCCGTACAGTATCATCATGAATGCACTCGCATATCAG ATTCATGTATTGGAGAAAAAGTCTTCACACGAGAGCTGGTTGCAGGCAGACCCAGCAAGTGTCGACCCCGGAAAGCTGTCTCCGCACCGAGTGAGGCGCGGCGGCCGCTCCATGTCGGTGCAGAGCTCGCTCGACCCTTACGGATCCAACACCACCCTCTCGTCATCCGGCTCTTCGGAACTGCCCTCTGAAGGCCGCCCTCCCAACTAA
- the gprs gene encoding speckle type BTB/POZ protein isoform X3 has product MPEALACSMADAEPDLSTFENKSGLAEDMKFLASMPELCDVTFLVGDTREPVCAVKAVLAARSRVFHKMLYQAPSPQRKKEPAPRENKLRLFLKRSSEPLLNLQNAANQPSSQQHQTLIIEEFEPDVFRQLIEYIHTGCVTLQPRTLLGVMNAADYYGLDELRRACAGFVQCCINVDTVCALLASAERYIQYKCTKSLVQKVLEFVDEHGNEVLNLGSFTLLPQHVVRLILSREELRADEFTKFQAALMWGKKSCDTNPNTTIKDVMGNFLEYIQFHKIPANVLMREVHPLGLVPYSIIMNALAYQLEKS; this is encoded by the exons ATGCCAGAAGCGCTGGCGTGCAGTATGGCGGATGCGGAGCCCGATTTGAGCACCTTCGAGAACAAGTCGGGCCTGGCCGAGGACATGAAGTTCTTGGCCAGCATGCCGGAGCTCTGTGACGTCACATTCCTCGTCGGAGACACCAGGGAACCCGTCTGTGCGGTCAAAGCTGTCTTGGCCGCCAGAAGCAG agtcTTCCACAAGATGCTCTATCAGGCTCCGAGTCCACAGAGGAAGAAAGAACCAGCTCCACGTGAAAATAAGTTGAGATTGTTCCTGAAAAGATCATCAGAGCCTCTGCTCAATCTGCAAAATGCTGCCAATCAG ccATCTTCACAGCAACATCAGACTTTGATCATTGAAGAGTTCGAACCGGATGTTTTCAGGCAACTGATCGAGTATATACACACCGGATGCGTCACTCTCCAGCCTAGGACACTGTTag GTGTGATGAATGCGGCTGATTACTATGGACTCGATGAATTGAGGAGGGCTTGTGCTGGTTTTGTGCAATGTTGCATCAACGTGGACACCGTATGCGCTTTGCTTGCATCCGCCGAAAGATACATCCAGTACAAGTGCACCAAATCTTTGGTGCAAAAG GTGTTGGAGTTTGTCGACGAGCATGGGAATGAGGTGTTGAATTTGGGTTCGTTCACTCTTTTGCCCCAACATGTAGTGAGACTCATTCTTTCCAGGGAAGAGCTTCGCGCAGATGAGTTTACAAAGTTTCAA GCGGCTTTGATGTGGGGCAAAAAGTCCTGCGACACAAATCCCAACACTACAATCAAAGATGTGATGGGAAACTTTCTGGAGTACATCCAGTTCCATAAGATTCCGGCCAATGTGCTCATGAGGGAGGTTCATCCCTTGGGTCTGGTGCCGTACAGTATCATCATGAATGCACTCGCATATCAG TTGGAAAAGTCGTAA